ATGAGGAAAGCTGCAGAGCTGTTCTGCAGTTGCAGTCCTGCTTCTTCCTGAGTGCTCTGGGTGCTGTGTGATCCATGGGGGCTGCAGTAACTGTGGACAGGGGCTGTTCAAGGGGTATGGTCATCCACCCTTCCCCTACGCCCTCAGCCAGGTGCTTGTGACTGAGCCGTGTCAGAGACATAATTAATGTAGGAGCCCCAGGGGAAGCCATGCAGGCAGTACATCCTTGCCCCCACGCTGATGCTCTGTAGACCTCACACCtgctcagccctctccccaccgaGGCAGAACAGAGCTGCGTGTGTGAGTGAGGGTCTGACCCACAGGTGTCCTGGCAAGAGACTCAGGCCCagattccctcctcctccctctgtttGTGCTGCCCTAGCAATGCAAAGGGGTGGAAAAGGGAATCAGCTCCCCATCACAGGCACGGCTAGCTCCTCTCGGAAAAGCAGAACATATACAAGAGCAACGTCTCCAAattgacccagcccctgctcctcttGTTCCCCCCAGGCCACTCCCTCTGCCCTATCCCTTCCCCTAAgccccacccactgctcctcctctttATCTGAGGCTCCACCCCCTCTCCAGGCCCGAAGCCAGAGCTGGAGCATGGTAAGAGCTCCCCATGGAGCCAGAGCCACTGTGCAGAGCCCAAgaccctcctcctgccctggaCAGGTGGCTGGGTGGCCTGAGATCAGCCCCCAGCTTGTGTCCCTCACCCAAGGATGTACCCCAGGAGTACTGTAAAGAGTTCCTGCTTTCTGCAGTGCACAAGAGATGCCAGCTGGACCTGTCAATGCTCAGATAGCTGGAAGTGTGGTCCCTTGGCCTTGGCACTGCTCTGTGACTCAACAGAGTTAGGTTTGATTCCTGTGccgtgtgaccatgggcaagctAATGGTTGTGTCTGAGCCTCTGCACAGGTGGATagtagccctgccctgccctgcgtcACAGCGGTGgcaggaggataaatacattctaGGTGCTCAGACCCTAGGATAAGGGCTATGTCAGGGTTCCACAGAGCAAAGCCACTGACATTTTTTACCACAGCCTCCTGTCACAGCTGGCTTCTGGGAAGTCCCGTGACTCCAGTATCTTGGTGTCTGTATCAGATGTGGCAATAAACCTGAACACGTTCCCTTGCTGAAAACCGAGTCTGTGCATTTATTGGTGCTGTGTTAGGTGCTGAGTACCGCCAGATtaatttctgggttttttttgtaggcTCCTTACAGCTCTTTCCAATGTTTTATTATGTTCCTGTGCTTGATCTCTCTGTACTGCTTGCCGCCCTGCAAGGGGAGCGGGAGCACTCCAGGGCTCAGTGGATTCCCCTGCttcttttaactcttttttttgtttgtgttactTGCCCCGCCAATTTTGTGACGTGTTGTCTTAACCATTTAACAGCCGTGGTTATAGTTTGCAATATTCTATATTTCAAGACTACAGTCTCCTCCCTAGCCTTACAAATTGAATTACATGTTTCTTCCCTACTATATTTCTTTAAATTCCTATAGACATCTTTTGCTAGCCACTCGGCACGTCCATACTTTATTAAACTCTCTGGGGAATTGTAGGGAGGGGTGAAGGGGATTCCCTAACACATAGTTTTCTGCCATGTTAGCTCACGATTCCTACAGAGGACAGCTAGCTTACTTGCCAGATCAGCGGTCGGGGATCACCAGTGTTGTTCCGCTACGaatgtgtgttctccctgtgtgctgttgcagctctgcgcagacagatGGCACAGCGGACCTCGAGCGAACCAcccaataaatccacagactcGGTTTTCAGCAAAGGCACTTGGTCACGTTTATTGCCAATGAAGCACGGTGCTAATGCCCCGGCTCCATGGTTACAGGAACACTAAGACATATATGCCGATGACAGTGGACCggctcagtgaatggtgggactttccattctcCCCTCAGCCAGACAAAGACATGGCATcagagatacatctttatacacagatacaaacaagttacatatcgcCCCTGACATACCACCCTCTAACCTTttagggtgccacccattgaTGTATCCAAGGGCCACCCGTTAtgttgtacatgttggtttgatcaaaacatctctatccatcatgctgttaTTCCTGCCCTTCTCCTTTGCTAAGTGGTGTTAATAGCACTGACCTACTGCATGGGGTGTTGTACTGATAAATATGTTGCAGATTGTGAGGCGCTCGGATGCTACAATAATTGGAGCCATAGCTAAGTGCCTTAGGGAGATTTCAGCTGTTTGCCTTATAAGGACAATTTGGGGCACTGGTGGAGAACCTGAACTCTTCCCAACACCCCTTGGTGATGAGACCTGTCATTAGCACAGCCCCCTTTGACATGGGAGCACtgtgcccctcctgcagctcggcAGTAAGAGGGGGAATCAGGACGtgctttcagagagagaaggatctGGAGTCCATTGCCTGGCCGAACAGagccctgctgggctgcctcaTGGTCTGATCCTGACCCCCACCTGCTCCATGAACACTGAGAGTCACTCTAACGCTGGAGATAGATCTCACACCCTGCATCCAAATTAACAATGTCACCAAGTTTGGGGGTATGAGgatcagggggagggggttgtttgggtcCAATAGGGAGCTAGCAGCAGGCTTTTGGAGCTGGGCTTGAGTCACACCCCTTTCTTTTAAGAATGTGCATGGCCTTGCTTAGCCGGTGTGTGCATGTCTCATGCCTGAACATGAGGAGGAGACCctctacatttgaaatacagatacatagttaatattcataacttcagatataaaaatcaTACATGCAcaaaataggataatcatattctggaaatcataacttttccatagacacctcacaagattttttttgtaCAAGATCTATTATaactatgtcataatcatatcataatgaTACCACTATGATGAGTATGGGGGACAATGTCACAACTACCTCTTCACctgccctggaacctgcatggccAATATAAAAAGCTCAGGTTCTTTGGGAAGAGACAGGCTTTTCCCCGGGGTGGCTCAGGGTCTCAGGAGAGGAGGCGCGGCGCGGCATGGCTGGGGGGATTCCAACCACAGAAGagtgggtggggctcagggctccagccacgGGGGCTGTAGAGACTCTGGGCTTctccaggagggggtgggggtcaccACTCTGGCTGGTAGGGGGGTTCAGGCAGAAAGAGTGGGGCCAGAGGGGTAGCCTCTCCAAAAAGGGGCTCCACCCGCCACCCATTTGGAAACCATttggaaatggatagataatgagacagaaataTATGtctccatataaatccatggtacacccacaccttgaatagttTGTGCAgttatggtcaccccatctcaagaaagatatGTTAGAGttggaaaaatacagaaaagggtGACAAAAACatttaggggtgtggaacagcttccatatgatgagagattaaaaatactgggacttttcatcttggaaaagagatgagtaaatggggatatgatagaggtccctaaaatcatgagtggtgtcgAGAAAGggaatcaggaagtgttatttaccccttcacataacacaacacCCAGGGGTCACCCGTGAAGTTAATATGCatcgggtttaaaacaaaccaaaggaagtatttcttcacacaatacacagtcagcctgtggaactcattgccagtggatgttgtgaaggccaaaagtaaaattgggtccaaaaaagaaataattaagttcatggaggagaggcTCATCAGTACCtataagccaagatggtcagggacgcaaccccatactctggatGTCTgtaaacctctgactgtcagaagatGGAAGTAGACAAGGGAGGATGGATCACCCGATAATTGCCcccttcttttctttccctctgaagtatctgaagtggccacggtcagaagacagggcattgggctagatggaccattggtctgacccagtatggccattcttacgttcttaaatTGTTCCTCTGATGGATGGGCTGCTCCAGAGAAGCTCTTTCCAGGGTTTCCCTCTATTATAGGGCTGTTGTAGCCACCCTAGCAGACATCTGTGGTAGATtgaccatacatcccattttggccaggacaatccctttttaagccctgtcccagccgaaccaatttttttcaaaaggaggcatttctcccatttgcttttgcagacttgatcagttggcaacagaaaacaggacaaatgcccacttctaTCATAAAAGTGGGgaagtggagagaggaggaaCGTTTGGGGCAGGCAAGTGGAGATACGAGCCCCAAGCCGGGggtgaggcagagctgggagggggcaggcagtgttgtagccacaggtgacagactcctgaaacCTGAGGGGGGCCCTACAGCATTCCAGTAATGGGCGACAGCCTCGCACAGGGGCAGGGAGCCTTGGGCAAGAATCTGGGAGcctcctgttttctctttgggaaatatggtcaccccaaTGGACTGCTCAGTGTGGGAGGTTAATGGGGAGGCTAGTGCTGCCACCTAGGGGTGTGGTCCTGTAGCACAAGGGACAGAGGCGCATGGTTTGAGCCAGAGCTGTGCTGGAAAACAGAGCgccccccccgcctcccaccccatacacacacacaattttgacCCAGTGATTCTGCCAAGCTGAAACTGCCTGGATCCCCAAGAGAAATTGGAGGCTTTTCATCTGTCTCTTCCTTGTAAAGTAAATGAAGGTTGAACTGACTGAATCTATGGTTGGACTCTGGGCATGGAAATGTTGAAACATCTCAAACAATCTACAGCTGGGGCATTGTGCCCATCAGCTACTCTAACCGGCCTTCCCATCTCTGCGCAGCCCCCTCCACCCTGTACAATGCCCCTTCAGCAGATCCTGCGGGAAGTAGCTACGGTGACAGGCCCTAGTAGCACATCTCTGATGAACCTGTGCtagctgggaggtggagaggtTCCAAGAGCAGTTGTGGAGGCCCAGAGATTGTTGGTGGGTGGGCCTAGCTAGCAACGGATCACTGAGATCTGTGCCTAACTTTGGGGATCCCTGGATCCTGGGTCCCCATTTTCATTTCTtagagagaagggaagggacctcCCCTCCTGGAATGATCTGAGGGAAATTTACATGTACGGagccttgtggaatctcccttccctgccctgcacccttgCAGGAAAGGAGCCTGCCGGGGAGAAATATGGTCctatataattattattactattattattattcctattcctattatcattattatgatttatttaaTTTCAGCAAGATCACAGCTGTGACAGCATCATCGTTATCCCTCATCCATTCCCGAGGTAGCCATGTGACTAATCAGAAGCATACGAACAGCAATGACAAGCCCAGATTCCAGGAATACAGTCTGCAGCAGGACTTGGCACTGCAGTCCAGTTGGGCAGCATCACCACACATCCCCTGTGAACTGGTCTCCGGCAGTTTGCCATTCCCATGACAGGGGGTAAAGCTGGTGCACACTGAGCCAAGCAGCTGAggttccctgatggccaagtggcccccCAAGGGAATGTGAAGGCATGCTTCATAAAGACACTTGCCTCCCTGtctgaacagatactgcctgctgcccATTCAGCCTCTCTGATGACTGATTGTCCTTTAGGGTGAAGCCGTCTGATGTCAGCGGCTCCTCgtctagcaggaattgggtacgttgTCAGGTTTCACTGTCTTTAAAATGTgaagtgaaggggaaaggctgccagctgtttacatttacagatgTTCTGTGCTGCGACAGCAAACTCAGCTGGGCTGTCGGGATGACTCAGCGATGGGCCTGCAGggcagacagtgctaggttgctTGGCAACCCCTCCCCTACATCTGCCCATGGCCCATGGTGGGTTATTCAATCTGTACAGAAATGTGACGTTCAAAGTGAGCACGGAGTGTTAAAAACCCTATTCCCCGAGTCAGGATTTCACAAGGGGTCCTGTTTCTAGAACTGCCGTGtgctctggccctgatcctgccaggggctgagggAGAGGAGACACCACAGAATACCAGTGACTAGTTCCCAAATTACCTCAGATTTATTTGCTCCTGGAAATTTAATCAGCAAATgcattttcaattatttgttCTCTGGCTCGATTGTGAAGGCAGGAATTCAGAGCTCTGTTGCTCTATGTTAACAGGTCCAATAAGGcatatttctgtttcctgactggctGAGGGCTCTAGACTCTCTGCCCTGTCTAGACCCCTCAGAGTAACAGGGCAACCAGCATCCCTGCCCCCGCTCTGGTCTCTGAGTGCCAGATGACCATCTTGTAGCCTTCCCTGTCATGGGGTGCAATCCAGCGATCTTCCCACCCTCAGATGGGGCCCTGGGCTACTGCACACTGCTTGATGACCTTGCTTGCCGAGCAGGTCTGAGAGGGTTCAGCTCATGTGGTTCTTCCCTTCGGGAGCCTGTGACTAGTACAAGTGACCAGCCAGCCTTCTAGACCCAAAATACTGTTTAATCTGAAGAGTAGGACAGagacagtcagagagagagagagagagagagagagagagagaacaatagactactttcatgtgtgaaatgaAGTTCCAGTTCCATGAATACTCATGCATTTGACTTTGAAATCCACTTCCTGCAAACCCTCGTCGTGGCTGAATAACAGGTGCTGGGGTCACTATGTACTGGAGAGTGAGAGGTCAGGGAATGAATATTTTATATACTTATCACAGTGCCTGTTACCACTCCAGCTACAAGCTACAGACTCACAGAACAGAATCTGAGGAGATCCAGTCAGCTATTAACCCAGAGACAGGAGAGCTACTAGACTTTTGTTTGCTGAAAAGTAACAGACTGAGGGCTGAGACCTTGTGATCTTTTCAGGTTCTGAGGAAATCCAGATGACAGAGGCTACACTTTAAGTCCCACTGTAACCTGAGAAATTGTCTCTGAAAGCAGATCAGAGGGGAAAGACTGGATTGATACGTGTGTACTAAAGTACAGATGTGTAAAAGTTATGCCAAAACTtttcattgtaatacaaatattacaaaCCAAACTTTCATGACATGCATGTATATAAAAAGCCAGAAGCAGAGTCGTTGGAATCTCTACAGGAAGGAGAAGTGGTAACTGTACTGCTTAATGGGTTTTGCTTTAGAAGGTATTTCAGTAGTACTCCAAATAGTGTTTGCAATGGGTTTCAGCTATTAACTCTTTGTTCAGTGAACAGTTGAACGATACTGTTTCCTGGGAAATAACCAGAAGCTGTCTCTAACACTTGCATTTGGGGTCATGAACATTTTCCCTCTGCAAATCTTTCCAAAAAGTCATGAGAGACCATCACCACTGGTCGGTGTTTCAGGAGAGAGTCGtgctgaggtgcaggaaaggggagTGTAATAGTGATTCTATGTAATTTTTGCCCATCACCTCTTACACATGCATGGCTGAAGTAACTTGCACACTCAAGTGGATATTAATGTAAACCTAGTGTTTGCACTATTCACCCATGTGTGatgccaacccctcccccacccagctgaAGTAACTGTCTGTGTTAGCTTGTAATCATGCAGGTATCTACAGACCACTGCACTGGGAGAGGATGGAGGTCCTCTGAGGATGAAGAGAAGGCTGTAGGATGATCGAACTCTCTGAATTCAGTCAACATTGGCCAGTCAAAGCAGTTCAGCTCCTCCTGGAGAAATTCTTGGGGGTCAAAGTGTATCACCGGGAGCATTTCGTAAAGGAAAGTTAATCGAGCCCGGTTCTGATCAaatttacacatgtaaatctggagtaataccattaaagtcaatgatatTGAATTCAGAACCTGGCCCTAAGAATTTATCCCATGTGCTGGAAAGAGGCCGACACATTTATAAATAGCTTCAATCCAGGACAGATAAATACAATGACCACTTTCACCATGCACTTGCCATGAGTTTGCACACATGTCATGATACAATGGGCCACAATCAGAAGTGGATGCCAGAAAGGGTGTCTCTGGGAAAGTCACAACTGTAAAATCACACAGTGCACAATAGGCTGTGGTACTCCCAACCAAAAGTTATCTATGAGGCGAAGAGCTGAGAAAGCTACAAAATGTTTATATAGGTAACAGGTAAATCCAATTACAGTTGTAagggtttcttttaaaaagtcttgGAAGGGCTCTAAACCTTTCTGATTTACAGCACAAAATACGTCTAACTAGTGGGTGTCAGGGGGAAACTTTCCCTAGGAGCAGGTTATCTCATAGCTGCCTAGTGCAGGgtttcttccaccttcctctgaagcacctagaaCTGGTCACTGGATACTGAGCTAAATGGActgcaggtctgatccagtctggcagtgccTATCTTCCTCACAGTGGATCCAAGACTATGTTTTTGCTGATCTTCCTTGAGCTCCTGGGAGTCTCTAGACTTGCACTCAGAGCAGAAAGATGTCTCGTTAAATATCATCCAgtctcctgttctttctcctttCAGAAACTAAAGTTCAAAACTCCTCGGACCTGCCCAGTACATTATGTCACCTGCCAATGACACCAAATTAAATTCTGCTGTGTTCCTTCTCaccgggatacctgggcaggaagacGTCCATCTCTGGATCTCTATCCCCTTCTGCTTAATGTATGTCATTTCGATAGtaggaaattcagtcattctgttcattataaaaacagatccaagcctccatgagcccatgtacattttcctttccatgttggccgTCACAGACCTTGGCTTATCGATAGCCACCATGCCGACAATACTGGGCATATTCTTGTTTAACTCTAGGGAAATCAGCTTCGATGCCTGTTTAGCCCAGCTGTTCTTCATTCACTCGCTTCAATGCATTGAATCCTCCGTGctcttgttgatggcctttgaccgctttgtcgcaatctgtaacccactgagatatgcttccatcttaacCCTGCCGAGAATAGCCAAGATGGGACTGGTGTGTGTGCTAAGAGGAGTAGCTGTAATAATCCCACTCCCCCTTCTCCTGAAACGATTCCGATACTGCCAAGCCAATATCCTGtcccattcctactgcctgcACCAGGACATCATGAAGCTGGCTTGTTCAGACATCACAGTCAACAACATCTATGGCTTGTCTGGTTCACTCTTAATTAATGGGTTGGACTCGCtgctcatcttcctctcttatgtgatgatcaTCAAAACAGTCCTGAGCATCACATCTCCCGCGGAGTGCCtcagggccctgaacacctgtgtctcccacctctgtgttGTCCTGCTCTTCTATACACCAGAGATAAGCTTGACTGTGATACACAGATTTGGGAATAGCTCTTCTCACTTGCTTCCGATTCTCCTGGGCTACGTCTACCTGCTGGTCCCGCCCCTGATGAACCCAGTCGTGTACAGCATGAAAAACAAACACCTTCGTGCGAGGATAATCAGGGTGTTCATCAAATGAAGGTTCAgttcatcagggccggctctggcttttttgccaccccaggcaaaaaagcctccggccgccccccccccgtggggggggagggggagggcagccggagccccggggggtgggcggcgagccccagcgggggctccgctctccccccggtggccgggggcagggcgcccggggggagggcggccggagccctgggaggagggcagcgagccccggcgggggctcggctctccccccggcggccagagcgctgggggcagggcggcgagagggcggcaagccccggccggggcttcgctctccccccggcggccagagcgccgggggcagggcggcgagagggcagcgagccccggctgcggctcggctctccccccggcggccagagcgcagggggcagggcggtgagagggcggcgagccccggctggggctcggctctccccccggcggccggggggagggtgcgggggggagggcggccagagcgccggggggagggcggcgagcccggctgtggccccgctctccccggcggccggagcgccgcgccgcccccctccaggtgccgccccaagcacaagcttggtgggctggtgcctggagccggccctgcagttcATCACCCGGCTCCAGTGCTGGCGACACAGGAGATGAAAAACATGGGACACGGACACTTATTCCATGCTGGTCCTTTACATCTGAGACAAGATGAGCTACTCATCTCCACTCTATAGAGAGAGGTTGAGACGGGATCTAAGGCCTGGAGCAATGGGAGAGGGGCTGGTGAGAGAGGACAgggcactgggggaaggagaccaaggcaggcagcagcatttacAAAGTGACTGTGTTCGTGGAGAGCCAGGGGACCGGTGGGATATTGGTGCATAAACAGCTGTATTGGTGGCTGCTTCGACCTCAGAATTACTGCCTATACACTCAAGAAAGTGAAGGGGTTTGGATGCTGTTTCCCATGACACCTGGCCTGTCACACCGTCCTGTCTCTGCTTAAACATCCATAGGCCATGAAGAAAGCTGCAGAGCTGTTCTGCAGTCACAGTCCTGCTTCTTCCTGAGCGCTCTGGGTGCTATGTGATCCATGGGGGTTGCAGTAACTGTGGACAGGGGCTGTTCAAGGGATACAgacacccacccttcccctacGCCCTCAGCCAGATGCTTGTGACTGAGCCGTGTCAGAGACATGATTAATGTAGGAGCCCCAGGGGAAGCCATGCAGGCAGTACGTCTTCACGCCCCCACTGATGGCTCTGTACACCGAACACCTGCTGAGCCCACTCCTcactgaggcagagcagagctgcgtGTGTGAGTGAGGGTCTGACACACAGGAGTCCCATCAAGAGACTCAGGCCCagattccctcctcctccctctgtttGTGCTGCCCTAGCAATGCAAAGGTTTGGAAAAGGGAATCCGCTCCCCATCACAGGCACGGCTAGCTTCTCTCCCAGCCAGCCCattcagtgtagggtgaccaccttttccAAAGGCAAAAGTAGAACATATACAGGAGCCACGTCTCCACATTGATGCAGCCCCTGCTATTCTTTTTCCCCCCAGGCcactccctctgcccatcccttcccccaaaccccacccccttctcccagcgGCCTatccaggttctaacatcagggggagcaaacacataaaaaaaggtgccacctgACATATCAgattactaattacatacttttaaatttgttatacatatttattttgtacttaaaataaaaacacaagaatgatattGTTTTACAAGTATgtgtgttattttgcatttaaaatataaaaacagtttAACAGTATGACATTATTTCTATTgtatataaaatcaaaacataataaaaacacgtgttatttacttattttacatttcaaagatAAGATCAAAACAATATGATAATCTCTGAAGCAACTATAACAGCCTCTTTTGTCTAAGCTTCATTCTAGCAAAGTTATCTATTACTTTATTATAATCTACTTCAGTAGCCAATTGTCTTTCAATGGAGAGCAAAGCTAACCCAGACAATCTATCTTCACCCATTGTAGAGCGCAGGTAGGACTTTATAAGTTTGAGTCCGCTAAAGGATCGTTCCGCAACTGCGCTACTTATTGGCAAGGTCAGAAAAAGGTGGTACAATCTCGAAAGGTTAGGATAAATGGAAGACATATCATTGGCAATCATGAATTTCAGTACAGTGTGGATGGTGAGTTTCTTGTCGACACTTGACTTTACCCTACCGCTAGTGCTCATTATCTCTTTGTACATGTCTTTAAATGAAAGAAACACTTCCACAATTTCAGTTTGACTGTCGATCACATCTGAGTACATGTCTGCCAAAAATTCTAATTTGTTTACATTATCCGCGTTGTCAAAATGCATTGGATCTAAACCACTAAATTTGGcagccacatttttaaaatgctcgAATCT
The Emys orbicularis isolate rEmyOrb1 chromosome 1, rEmyOrb1.hap1, whole genome shotgun sequence DNA segment above includes these coding regions:
- the LOC135882346 gene encoding olfactory receptor 51G2-like, which produces MSPANDTKLNSAVFLLTGIPGQEDVHLWISIPFCLMYVISIVGNSVILFIIKTDPSLHEPMYIFLSMLAVTDLGLSIATMPTILGIFLFNSREISFDACLAQLFFIHSLQCIESSVLLLMAFDRFVAICNPLRYASILTLPRIAKMGLVCVLRGVAVIIPLPLLLKRFRYCQANILSHSYCLHQDIMKLACSDITVNNIYGLSGSLLINGLDSLLIFLSYVMIIKTVLSITSPAECLRALNTCVSHLCVVLLFYTPEISLTVIHRFGNSSSHLLPILLGYVYLLVPPLMNPVVYSMKNKHLRARIIRVFIK